In the Pontibacillus sp. HMF3514 genome, TACAACATTGCCTACTTGTTCCGAAGAGATGGTACCATTGAAAAGCAATATAAGATTCACGTTACACCAAACGAGCGAAAGTGGTGGGGGATTCAGCCTGGTGATACTGTAAAAGTGTTTGATACGGATTGCGGTAAAATTGCCATTCAAATCTGCTATGACATTCAATTCCCAGAGCTAACTCGTTACGCAGTAGATCAGGGTGCAAATATCATCTTTTGCCCATTCTGTACGGATGAGCGACAAGGATATCTGCGTGTTCGATACTGCGCTCAAGCCCGTGCAGTGGAAAACCAAGTGTACACCGTGGTTGCCGGAACAGTTGGTAACCTAACACAAGTTGAGAATATGGACATTCAATACGCACAATCCGGAATATTCACACCATCCGATTTTGAATTTGCACGCGATGGCATTGTAGGAGAGTGTCACCCGAACATCGAAACCGTCGTTGTTGGTGATGTTGACTTAGAAGTATTGCGCCGACAGCGTAAGTCAGGTACGGTTCGCCAATTACGCGATCGCAGAAAAGACTTATTTGAAATTAACTATAAAAACATATCAACTGAAGTTGTACCAAACGACTAGAACAAAAGGATAGAGAGGATGAAAGATTATATGATCAAGAATCAAACAGCGATCATCACAGGAGCATCCCGGGGCATTGGAAAAGAAATGGCTCGCCAATTCGCCGAAAAAGGTGTGAACTTATCCATCTTAGGAAGCTCAGATGACATCCATCAAACGAAAAAAGAACTTAAAAACGAAGGCTACTCTAATATTGAATCCTTTCAAGCAGATGTAACGAAAGAAGATGAGCTTGATCATGTAGTAGAAGCTACGAAAAACGCTTATGGAACGGTCGATATTCTAGTGAACAATGCTGGAATTGGCATGTTCAAACCAGTAGAAGAGGTAACGGTAGAAGAGTGGAGAAAAGTTTATGAGGTGAACGTACAAGGCGTCTTCCTGTGCTCGAAAGCTGTGATTCCGACAATGAAAAAGAACAAGTTCGGTACCATCATTACTGTTTCTTCAGACGTTGGGCGCTACACCATTCCAAATGGGTCTCTATATGCCTCCACTAAATATGCGGTACAAGGGTTCATGGGATCTATTTCACAAGAACTTCGCGAACATGGCATTCGCGTAGGTACAATCAACCCTGGCATGGTAGACACGTATTTTGGTGACTCTAAACAAGGACTTCCGGAAAAAGAAGACTGGCTAAAAGTCCAAGACATCGCAGAAGCAGCTGTGTACATGGCAAGCGCTCCGAAACACATGATGATTGATGAACTACAGCTTCACCCATTAGTACAAGATTATCCAAGACCATAAGTGAGAGGTAGAGGGGAAACCTGGCTGGAGCCAGGTTTTTCTTTTTTGGTGGAATGTAATAGGCCAGCCTAGAGGGATCAAAGCCGAATAAAGCTGATTCGGAAAAGAAAGTGCCATCAGAGCGAATAAGTGAAGAAGCGCCCCAGAAAAGTGAGGAAGTTGAGCGAATAAGTGAAGAAGTGCCCCAGAAAAGTGAGGAAGTTGAGCAAATAAGTGAAGAAGCGCCCCAGAAAAGTGAGGAAGTTGAGCGAATAAGTGAGGAAGCGCCCCAGAAAAGTGAGGAAGTTGAGCGAATAAGTGAGGAAGCGCCCCAGAAAAGTGAGGAAGTTGAGCGAATAAGTGAGGAAGCGCCCCAGAAAAGTGAGGAAGTTGAGCGAATAAGTGAAGAAGCGCCCCAAAAAAGTGAAGAAGTTGTGCAAATAAGTGAGGAAGCCCCTGAATCTCTATTCTCAATCCCCCCACACAAAAGCGCTTTCTTACCCACACCTCCACATTTTTGATATACTATTCATAACGTTATTACAGAAAGTTTGGGATCCCATGTTTGATGAACGGCAAAGGTTAGAGACGTTAAAGACGATCGCGGAAACGTTAAATCAGTGCCAGCATAAAGAGGATATGCTTCAGCAAGTGCTGAAGCAGCTCATTCAAATCACGCATTTTGAAAGCGGTTGGATTTTTCTTGAGGAAGAAGATATCCATCTTGTTGCTGATGCATCACTCCCACCAGCGTTATCTCATGATGACAAGGAGCCGATGTGCGGTGAAGACTGCTATTGTATCAATAGTTATAAACAAGGCTCCCTAACAGAAGCGACAAATATTATGAGCTGTAAGCGAATTAAGAAAGAAGTTGAACTGGGAAGAGAGGACACGAACGGTATTACGCACCATGCCACTGTCCCACTCAAAACTCCTACGGAAACGTTCGGGCTTTTGAATGTTGCAGCACCTAACCGTTCGACATACGGAAAAGAAGAACTCGATCTGATTGAGGCAGTAGCGCTCCAAATGGGTACTGCACTCAAACGAATTGAACAATACGAAAAAGAAGAAATGCGCGTACGTCTTTTGGAACAGTTACATACCCTTTCTAAACGTGTACGAGATGCAAAAAATATAGAAGAGCTTAGTTATATCACCCTTGAAGAGTTACGCAAATTACTTCCAATTGATGCAATGTCCATACATATTCAAGGATTCCATTTAGGAGATGAAAAAGTAGAGGAACATGAGCAACTTTATCATCATTATGAATTATCCGATCAACAGGATATGCTTAACATTCGTTTTCGGAGAATATTAAAACCAATAGAATCTGATACATTAGAGTTAGCCATTGAATACGTCGATTTATCTTTTCGAGATCTCCGACTTCAGGCTCGGGAAAAAGAAATGGCGCGTTTTAACGAGCGAGCACGCCTTGCGCAGGATCTTCACGACTCAGTGAACCAGCTTCTATTTTCTGTAGTTCTAACAGCTAAAGGTGCTAAAGCGATAACGAAAGAAGATGCTCTAACCCAACAGTTGGACTCGATTCAAACCATGAGTTCAGATGCTCTAAAAGAAATGCGTACGCTTATTCAACGACTAAAACCACATGGATTAGAAGAAGGCGTGCTATCTGGTCTCAAACAACACGCAGACAAAATAGGTCTGGAAAACAACGTCTCATCAACAGGGACACATAGCATGCCATATGCTATAGAGGAAGCCTTATGGCGTATCGGGCAGGAATCCCTTCATAATGCTAAAAAACACGCGCAATGTGACAGTGTTTCCATAACGCTTCATAAACAACAAGATCATGCCATATTAATCATTGAAGATAATGGGAAAGGGTTTGATCAAAAAGCGTATGAAAACTATCCATCCTATGGGCTAAAGGGTATGTGTGAACGAGCGGAAACGCTTGGTGGCGAATGCAAAATACAAAGTGAGATCGGCAAGGGAACCACAATAAGTGTCACTATCCCATTTTCGTAAGGGGGAAGAAAGATGGCGATAAAAATCCTGATAGCTGACGATCATCAGGTTGTGCGCAAAGGTCTTGTGTTCTTTTTTCAAACACAGACTGATATTGAGGTTGTAGCAGAGGCCTCAAACGGAAAAGAAGCTTTAGACATGATCAAAGCTAAAGAGATTGATGTTGCACTTTTTGATGTACAGATGCCCGAAATGGACGGAGTGGAAGCTGCAAAAGCTATTCGAGCTGAAAATGATCAGGTTAAGATCATGATGCTAACGAGCTTTTCCGACTATGATTCCGTCATCCCAGCGATTCAGGCTGGAGCGAATGGCTATCAGCTGAAAGACGTGGAACCTGATGAACTAGCTGAAGCGATTCGAAGAGTAGTAAAAGGGGAAAGTACGATTACAGCAAAGGCAGCCTCTCATTTAATGACACACGTTACTGGAGATAATGAAAAAGAAGAGAGAGCGAAAATCGACTCATTAACCAAACGAGAAAGTGATGTCCTTGAGGAGATCATGAAGGGAAAAAGCAATAAAGAAATATCGAGTAGTTTATACATCACGGAAAAGACGGTCAAAACGCACGTATCCAACATCTTGTCTAAACTTGAGGTACATGATCGTACACAGGCAGCGTTGTTTGCGGTAAAGTATTTGAAAAAAGCGTAATGATTTCAGTCTAAAGTCTGAAAAAAGTCTGATGTATATCAGGCTTTTTTTGTATCATAAATTCCTTCCATTCATCGATGTAGCAAATCACATGGTAGGGTACACTGTTTGTAGAGATCAAAGGAGGACTTACGTTGAATATCGTAGTTATTAATGGAACACCAAGAAAATATGGTAGAACACGTATAGCAGCAAAATATGTTGCAGAAAAATTAAATGCAAAATTAGTGGATTTAAGTACATTAGAACTTCCTCTTTTTAATGGGGAAAAAGAACAAAGAGATAACGCTGAAGTTCAACTTCTCGATAAAACCGCTGATAAAGCGGATGCGTTCGTGTGGTTATCTCCTGAATATCATAGCGGAATGAGCGGAGCTTTAAAAAATTGCTTAGACTTCTTAGGTGGAGATCATTTTCGTCATAAGCCTACCCTGCTTTTTTCAGTAGCAGGTGGAGGAAAAGGCGGAATTAATTCCTTAAACCAAATGAGAACGATCGGTCGTGGCCTTTATGCCAATGTTATCCCGAATCAATTAGTTCTTGATCCGCATTGTTTCATTCGCGAAGAAGATAAACTAACTGATGAGGCGAGTGAGCAAGTTGATTTTGTACTTGGCGAATTCAAGTGGTATCTTGACCGATATACAAAATAAAAAACAACCTCTCCTTTCCATAGAGAGGCTGTTGTAATATTGAAGCTCTATTGTAATGTAGGTTGCCCTTCATCCATCATAGTATAAGAAGGAGTATGGAGCATAGCGTGGTCAATGTAATGCATCAAATTATGATGCATAGTCATGACTTGCTGATCATCTGAGGAATAGTGATACGCATGCAAGAATGTCTCGATTTTTTTGGATAAGAAGTCGTCCTGTGTTCGTACCATTAAGATCAGCAAATCATCCCATTGTCCCCAAAGTGTAAAATAGAGCGCTTTATCATAATCGGCAATATAGACTGACATGTGATTGACCCCTTTCACGAAGGGTTATTTCTATTGTTGCCGTAATACTGATTAAGCACCCTATGACGTTTATGGTGGTCTTGCTAAAACTTGCTCAGTTTGATTTGTGTATAGTTCTTCCCAGACGAGCGAAATCTAATGATGACAACCTTACAAAGGAGAGAGTCATCAATGACAAGTCGAAATGGTGCAAAAGGAAGCCAAAACCAAAGTTCACCAAAACGCACAGGAAAGCTTAAGGGCGGTAAATTGAATGAAGAATTTGGAAAAGAAATCACTTCTGGCGATCAAAATAAAGGCAAAGAGTATCGTTCCAAAAAAGGTGCGAAATCTCAGCTGAAACATCCGAATAATCACTAAGAACTAACAAAAGCTGCGCATATATTGTGTAGCTT is a window encoding:
- a CDS encoding SDR family oxidoreductase, which encodes MIKNQTAIITGASRGIGKEMARQFAEKGVNLSILGSSDDIHQTKKELKNEGYSNIESFQADVTKEDELDHVVEATKNAYGTVDILVNNAGIGMFKPVEEVTVEEWRKVYEVNVQGVFLCSKAVIPTMKKNKFGTIITVSSDVGRYTIPNGSLYASTKYAVQGFMGSISQELREHGIRVGTINPGMVDTYFGDSKQGLPEKEDWLKVQDIAEAAVYMASAPKHMMIDELQLHPLVQDYPRP
- a CDS encoding GAF domain-containing sensor histidine kinase; translation: MFDERQRLETLKTIAETLNQCQHKEDMLQQVLKQLIQITHFESGWIFLEEEDIHLVADASLPPALSHDDKEPMCGEDCYCINSYKQGSLTEATNIMSCKRIKKEVELGREDTNGITHHATVPLKTPTETFGLLNVAAPNRSTYGKEELDLIEAVALQMGTALKRIEQYEKEEMRVRLLEQLHTLSKRVRDAKNIEELSYITLEELRKLLPIDAMSIHIQGFHLGDEKVEEHEQLYHHYELSDQQDMLNIRFRRILKPIESDTLELAIEYVDLSFRDLRLQAREKEMARFNERARLAQDLHDSVNQLLFSVVLTAKGAKAITKEDALTQQLDSIQTMSSDALKEMRTLIQRLKPHGLEEGVLSGLKQHADKIGLENNVSSTGTHSMPYAIEEALWRIGQESLHNAKKHAQCDSVSITLHKQQDHAILIIEDNGKGFDQKAYENYPSYGLKGMCERAETLGGECKIQSEIGKGTTISVTIPFS
- a CDS encoding response regulator transcription factor, giving the protein MAIKILIADDHQVVRKGLVFFFQTQTDIEVVAEASNGKEALDMIKAKEIDVALFDVQMPEMDGVEAAKAIRAENDQVKIMMLTSFSDYDSVIPAIQAGANGYQLKDVEPDELAEAIRRVVKGESTITAKAASHLMTHVTGDNEKEERAKIDSLTKRESDVLEEIMKGKSNKEISSSLYITEKTVKTHVSNILSKLEVHDRTQAALFAVKYLKKA
- a CDS encoding NADPH-dependent FMN reductase, producing the protein MNIVVINGTPRKYGRTRIAAKYVAEKLNAKLVDLSTLELPLFNGEKEQRDNAEVQLLDKTADKADAFVWLSPEYHSGMSGALKNCLDFLGGDHFRHKPTLLFSVAGGGKGGINSLNQMRTIGRGLYANVIPNQLVLDPHCFIREEDKLTDEASEQVDFVLGEFKWYLDRYTK
- a CDS encoding YhdB family protein — encoded protein: MSVYIADYDKALYFTLWGQWDDLLILMVRTQDDFLSKKIETFLHAYHYSSDDQQVMTMHHNLMHYIDHAMLHTPSYTMMDEGQPTLQ
- a CDS encoding imidazoleglycerol-phosphate dehydratase — protein: MTSRNGAKGSQNQSSPKRTGKLKGGKLNEEFGKEITSGDQNKGKEYRSKKGAKSQLKHPNNH